A stretch of the Kroppenstedtia eburnea genome encodes the following:
- the gntK gene encoding gluconokinase, with product MNYMMGIDIGTTSTKAVLFSKKGELIKRVAIEYPLHTPTPATAEQDPDEIFQAVIHAIKGCLTESGVTEVDFVSFSSAMHSLILVDAEGDPLTPSITWADQRSARWAAQIKNEWRGHDLYLRTGTPIHPMSPLAKLVWLKNEHPALFSKAAKFISIKEYVFHRLFGEYVVDYSIASATGLFHLKRLDWDEGALRLAGVSKGQLSQPVATTATFKGLTPKYAEEMGLPTDTPFVIGASDGVLSNLGVNAIDPGVVAVTIGTSGAIRTVTDRPVTDPKGRIFCYALTDQHWVIGGPVNNGGMIFRWVRDELASAETETAKRLGKDPYDLLTEMASKVSAGSEGLIFHPYMSGERAPLWNAHARGSFFGLAMHHKKEHMIRAVLEGITMNLYTVLLALTELTGEPARIQATGGFARSGFWRQMLADVFNKELVIPESFESSCLGAVVLGLYKKGEIDSLSAVKDMVGAVHSHRPDPQATAVYEQIMPIFIRVSRLLEEEYPSISALQQSLEVL from the coding sequence ATGAACTATATGATGGGCATCGATATAGGAACAACCAGTACAAAAGCGGTCCTCTTCTCCAAAAAAGGGGAGTTGATCAAGCGGGTTGCCATTGAATATCCGCTTCACACCCCGACGCCTGCCACAGCTGAACAAGATCCCGATGAAATTTTTCAGGCTGTGATTCACGCAATCAAAGGCTGTTTGACCGAAAGCGGAGTAACTGAAGTTGATTTTGTCTCCTTCAGTTCGGCGATGCACAGTTTGATCCTGGTGGATGCGGAAGGAGACCCGCTGACTCCGTCGATCACGTGGGCGGATCAACGAAGTGCCCGGTGGGCCGCTCAAATCAAGAATGAATGGCGGGGGCATGATCTTTATCTGCGAACAGGCACCCCCATTCACCCCATGTCCCCGCTGGCCAAGCTGGTCTGGCTGAAAAATGAACATCCCGCTTTGTTCAGCAAGGCGGCAAAGTTCATCTCGATCAAAGAGTATGTATTTCACCGCTTATTCGGGGAGTATGTAGTCGATTATTCCATCGCTTCTGCCACGGGTTTGTTCCATCTGAAGAGATTGGATTGGGATGAGGGAGCGCTCCGCCTCGCAGGTGTGTCCAAGGGGCAACTCTCCCAACCGGTTGCAACCACCGCCACCTTCAAAGGTCTGACGCCCAAGTATGCTGAGGAGATGGGACTTCCCACGGATACTCCTTTTGTGATCGGAGCCAGCGATGGAGTTCTCTCCAACCTGGGGGTGAACGCCATCGACCCCGGTGTGGTGGCTGTGACGATCGGGACCAGTGGCGCCATCCGGACGGTCACGGATCGGCCGGTTACCGATCCGAAAGGAAGAATTTTCTGTTATGCGTTAACCGATCAACACTGGGTGATCGGCGGGCCGGTAAATAACGGTGGCATGATCTTCCGTTGGGTGCGGGATGAATTGGCATCGGCCGAGACGGAAACAGCCAAGCGGCTCGGAAAGGATCCTTATGATCTGTTGACGGAAATGGCTTCCAAGGTATCTGCAGGGTCTGAAGGTCTGATCTTCCACCCCTATATGTCAGGTGAACGGGCCCCTCTGTGGAATGCACATGCACGAGGCTCCTTTTTCGGGCTGGCGATGCACCATAAAAAAGAGCATATGATCCGTGCGGTCTTGGAAGGAATCACGATGAACCTGTACACTGTCCTGCTCGCTCTGACCGAGCTGACCGGAGAACCCGCACGGATCCAGGCAACAGGTGGTTTCGCCCGTTCAGGGTTCTGGAGACAGATGCTGGCAGATGTATTCAATAAAGAATTAGTGATTCCGGAAAGTTTTGAAAGCTCGTGTCTGGGGGCGGTGGTCCTCGGATTGTACAAAAAGGGCGAAATCGATTCTCTCTCCGCTGTCAAGGACATGGTGGGAGCGGTTCACTCCCATCGACCGGATCCCCAGGCGACAGCAGTCTATGAACAGATCATGCCGATCTTTATCAGGGTCTCCAGGTTGTTGGAAGAAGAGTACCCATCCATTTCGGCATTGCAACAATCCCTTGAAGTGTTGTGA
- a CDS encoding gluconate:H+ symporter: protein MSGSTLIIIAMASIFVLLFLVIRTKLHAFVSLLLVSLLVGIAAGMPFGDVLKSIESGMGGTLGFVAVVVGLGAMFGRMLEVSGGAERLAQTMIQKFGEDRTQWALGITGFIVAIPVFFDVGFIILVPIVYGLAKKTGKSLLYYGIPLLAGLAVTHSFIPPTPGPIAVAELIGAELGWVILFGAIAGIPATILAGPLFGKYIAKKIDASVPEYMNVEEKKYDHDLPGFGLIATLILIPLILILLNTVSGVVLPEKSSLKAFFTFLGHPFVALTIATLLTFIFLGTRRGYTRQDVQEIATKALEPAGIIILVTGAGGVFKQVLIDSGVGDVLGKMMAGSSLPPILLAFLIATVVRVAQGSATVAMVTAAGLLSPLIATLGLEGPVLGLIVIAIAAGATVFSHVNDSGFWLVNRYFGLDVKDTLKSWTMMETIVGFVGFAVVFLLGLVIT from the coding sequence GTGTCCGGATCAACCTTGATTATCATTGCGATGGCAAGCATTTTTGTATTGTTGTTTCTGGTGATCCGTACCAAGCTGCACGCCTTCGTCTCCTTGCTCCTCGTCAGCCTGTTGGTCGGGATTGCGGCAGGAATGCCTTTCGGGGACGTATTGAAGTCGATCGAAAGCGGTATGGGCGGTACTCTGGGCTTTGTCGCCGTGGTGGTCGGCTTGGGTGCGATGTTCGGGCGTATGCTTGAAGTATCCGGCGGCGCAGAACGGCTGGCCCAAACCATGATCCAAAAATTCGGCGAGGATCGGACACAATGGGCGCTCGGGATTACCGGATTTATCGTGGCCATCCCTGTATTCTTTGATGTCGGTTTTATCATCTTGGTGCCGATCGTTTACGGTTTGGCCAAAAAAACAGGCAAATCCCTTCTCTATTACGGAATTCCGTTGTTGGCGGGGCTGGCGGTGACTCACAGTTTTATTCCGCCGACACCCGGACCCATTGCTGTCGCGGAATTAATCGGTGCCGAATTGGGTTGGGTCATCCTGTTTGGAGCGATTGCCGGGATTCCGGCAACGATCTTGGCAGGCCCCCTGTTCGGGAAATATATAGCAAAGAAGATCGATGCTTCAGTTCCTGAATACATGAATGTGGAAGAAAAGAAATACGATCACGACTTGCCTGGGTTCGGGTTGATTGCCACTCTAATCCTCATCCCGTTGATCTTGATTCTTTTGAATACGGTTTCAGGTGTGGTTCTCCCGGAAAAAAGCAGTCTGAAAGCGTTCTTCACCTTTTTGGGTCACCCTTTCGTCGCATTGACGATCGCCACTTTGCTGACGTTCATTTTTCTCGGTACCCGTCGGGGTTATACCCGGCAGGATGTACAGGAGATTGCAACCAAGGCGTTGGAACCCGCGGGAATTATTATTTTGGTCACAGGTGCAGGTGGGGTCTTCAAACAAGTGTTGATTGATTCGGGAGTGGGAGATGTTTTGGGAAAAATGATGGCTGGATCCAGTCTCCCGCCGATCCTGTTGGCCTTCTTGATTGCCACGGTGGTCCGGGTTGCCCAAGGTTCGGCCACCGTGGCCATGGTCACGGCTGCCGGCTTGCTCTCCCCCCTGATTGCCACATTGGGACTGGAAGGTCCGGTACTCGGCCTGATCGTGATTGCGATTGCGGCGGGAGCCACCGTCTTCTCCCATGTCAATGATTCAGGGTTCTGGCTCGTCAACCGGTATTTTGGCCTGGATGTGAAGGATACGCTGAAATCCTGGACTATGATGGAGACGATCGTCGGGTTTGTCGGATTTGCTGTCGTCTTCCTGCTCGGTTTGGTGATCACTTGA
- the gnd gene encoding phosphogluconate dehydrogenase (NAD(+)-dependent, decarboxylating), which translates to MQVGIVGLGKMGYQLSLNLLDHGYQLVAHDVDKEMVKKISAQGAQGTETLQEMVDRLHSPRVIWLMVPAGEITENVLQSLLPLLDQGDIVIDGGNAHYKDTLRRNRLFAEKGISYLDCGTSGGVDGARNGVCAMVGGDAQAFSKVEKIFRDISVENGYLYTGESGSGHFLKMIHNGIEYGMMQAIAEGFDLLEKSPYEYDYERVASVWNHGSVIRSWLMELMESAFSKDQKLAGIKGVMHSSGEGKWTVETALDLETAAPVIAMSLMMRYRSFEQDTFSGKVVAALRNEFGGHEVEKSDS; encoded by the coding sequence ATGCAAGTCGGCATAGTCGGATTAGGAAAAATGGGTTATCAACTCTCTTTGAATCTGCTCGATCATGGCTACCAACTGGTTGCTCACGATGTCGACAAAGAAATGGTGAAAAAAATTTCCGCCCAGGGTGCACAAGGAACGGAGACGTTACAGGAAATGGTTGACCGGTTGCACTCCCCCCGAGTCATCTGGTTGATGGTTCCTGCCGGAGAGATTACGGAAAATGTGCTGCAATCCTTACTCCCCTTGCTGGATCAGGGAGATATTGTCATCGATGGCGGGAACGCGCATTACAAAGATACCTTACGCCGCAACCGACTCTTTGCGGAAAAAGGGATTTCCTACCTGGATTGCGGTACGAGCGGCGGTGTGGATGGTGCCCGAAACGGGGTTTGCGCGATGGTCGGCGGAGATGCCCAAGCCTTTTCGAAAGTGGAAAAGATCTTTCGTGATATCTCTGTTGAAAACGGTTACTTGTACACGGGGGAATCCGGGAGCGGGCATTTCCTGAAAATGATTCATAACGGGATTGAGTACGGGATGATGCAGGCGATTGCGGAAGGATTCGATCTTTTGGAGAAAAGTCCCTATGAATATGACTATGAACGAGTCGCTTCCGTATGGAACCATGGGTCTGTGATTCGCTCCTGGCTGATGGAATTGATGGAATCGGCTTTCTCCAAAGACCAAAAATTAGCCGGGATCAAAGGGGTCATGCATTCCTCCGGTGAAGGAAAGTGGACCGTGGAAACGGCGTTGGATCTGGAAACGGCGGCCCCCGTGATTGCCATGTCCCTGATGATGCGATACCGATCCTTTGAACAGGACACCTTTTCCGGTAAAGTGGTGGCTGCCTTGCGGAATGAATTCGGGGGGCATGAAGTGGAAAAATCAGATTCGTGA
- a CDS encoding MurR/RpiR family transcriptional regulator, with the protein MNQEKGHGLASIRAHYVYLSETEKKVADFVLDSPQELIHSTINQLADRLGVAESTIFRFCKRIGFKGYQAMKIALASEVVTPIKNIHEQILEHDPAEVVTEKVFRSNIKTIEDTLQVVDHGNLQKAVDAMLTANKIEFFGSGGSGIVALDAYHKLLRSGLQVSAAGDTHLQLMSASQLSDRDCAVLISHSGTTKDILQILQTAKEAGAVTIGITNFAKSPLSQGVEIPLFTLSEETDYRSEALSSRIAQLTLIDALYVNLMIRRKEEGQRALRNMRKAISNKRL; encoded by the coding sequence ATGAACCAGGAGAAAGGTCACGGTTTAGCCAGTATCCGTGCCCATTATGTTTATCTGAGTGAAACGGAAAAGAAGGTGGCCGATTTTGTGTTGGACTCTCCTCAGGAGCTGATCCACAGTACGATCAACCAACTGGCCGATCGGCTGGGTGTTGCGGAATCCACCATATTCCGGTTTTGCAAGCGGATCGGTTTCAAGGGCTATCAAGCGATGAAAATTGCCCTTGCATCGGAAGTGGTCACTCCGATAAAAAACATCCATGAACAAATACTGGAGCATGATCCCGCGGAGGTCGTGACGGAAAAAGTGTTCCGTTCCAATATCAAGACCATAGAAGACACCCTTCAGGTGGTGGATCACGGGAACTTGCAAAAGGCTGTGGATGCCATGCTGACAGCGAATAAAATCGAATTCTTCGGCAGTGGAGGATCCGGCATTGTCGCTTTGGATGCATATCACAAGCTGCTCCGTTCGGGATTGCAGGTGAGTGCGGCGGGAGACACCCATCTCCAATTGATGTCCGCTTCCCAATTGAGCGATCGGGATTGTGCTGTTCTCATCTCTCATTCCGGAACAACGAAGGATATTCTGCAAATTTTACAGACTGCCAAGGAGGCGGGGGCTGTCACTATTGGAATCACCAATTTTGCCAAGTCTCCTCTCAGCCAAGGAGTCGAAATTCCATTGTTCACTCTCTCTGAAGAGACGGACTACCGCTCGGAAGCGTTGTCATCCCGGATTGCTCAATTGACATTGATTGATGCACTATATGTAAACCTGATGATCCGGAGGAAAGAGGAAGGACAGCGGGCATTGCGGAATATGAGAAAAGCGATTTCCAATAAACGTTTATGA
- a CDS encoding CDP-glycerol glycerophosphotransferase family protein — translation MEKLTLTQQLLAANTVLLLIILIGVYRGILVKLFKLSKLFTRRLIGVIIYNIARLFPRNPHLVVFGAESGNGFRGNPKYLFLQIQKDPRLRCVWILKNPKTVKQVRDLGYEAYLCHSWQGIRCQLRAKYFIHSHSIHDDFNRYFLGGAVSVNTWHGVGLKKVWGANKNTFTYKAIHDPNPIMRFLKSFVVTTQNASESYMISTSPKVSSYYPETFLVPKENILELGQARNDVFFQQTAEDETVPEWIREHKIITYMPTHRNFGKLDKDINRVMNLDQINAFCEKTGYKFVIKRHMFSAGEVSRALKHVIDISRESIDPQLLLKYTDILVTDYSSCYTDYLLLDRPVIFYSYDLDEYLTKSNEMYHNYWDVTPGPKTEDFPSFLQALEDTVKQRGEYRQERKRVLDLFYSTENQQPVTEKQVDYIIRNIFKMEPVTRNEEAPAVQKNAG, via the coding sequence GTGGAAAAACTGACGCTGACCCAACAGCTGTTGGCGGCGAATACGGTACTTTTATTGATCATCTTGATCGGGGTATACCGGGGGATTCTCGTCAAACTTTTCAAGCTGTCCAAGTTGTTCACCCGCCGCCTGATCGGAGTGATCATCTATAACATCGCCCGCCTTTTTCCCCGAAATCCTCACCTGGTTGTTTTCGGAGCAGAAAGCGGCAATGGGTTTCGAGGGAATCCAAAGTATCTTTTCCTTCAGATTCAAAAGGATCCGCGACTTCGCTGTGTCTGGATCTTGAAAAACCCCAAGACGGTGAAACAGGTCCGGGATTTGGGCTATGAAGCGTATCTGTGCCATTCGTGGCAAGGAATTCGCTGTCAACTTCGCGCAAAATATTTTATCCACTCCCACTCGATCCATGACGATTTTAACCGCTATTTTCTCGGCGGGGCCGTCTCCGTCAACACTTGGCACGGTGTGGGTCTGAAAAAGGTTTGGGGCGCAAACAAGAACACATTCACCTACAAGGCGATTCACGATCCCAACCCGATCATGCGTTTTCTCAAGAGCTTTGTCGTCACCACTCAGAATGCCAGTGAGAGCTATATGATCTCCACCAGCCCAAAGGTTTCTTCCTACTATCCGGAAACCTTTCTTGTTCCGAAGGAAAACATCCTGGAGCTGGGCCAGGCGAGAAATGATGTCTTCTTCCAACAAACAGCAGAAGATGAAACCGTCCCTGAGTGGATCCGGGAACATAAGATTATCACCTATATGCCCACTCATCGAAACTTCGGAAAACTGGACAAAGACATCAACCGGGTGATGAATCTGGACCAGATCAACGCTTTCTGTGAAAAGACCGGTTACAAATTTGTGATCAAACGACATATGTTCAGTGCCGGAGAGGTTTCCCGCGCGCTGAAGCACGTCATCGATATCAGTCGGGAGTCCATCGATCCCCAACTTCTCCTCAAGTACACCGATATTCTGGTGACCGATTATTCCAGTTGCTACACGGATTATTTGTTGCTGGACCGGCCGGTGATTTTCTACAGTTACGATCTGGATGAGTATTTGACCAAGTCCAATGAGATGTACCACAACTACTGGGATGTCACCCCTGGTCCGAAAACTGAAGACTTCCCTTCATTTTTGCAGGCATTGGAGGATACAGTGAAGCAACGGGGTGAGTATCGCCAGGAACGAAAACGGGTCCTGGACCTCTTTTATTCAACTGAAAATCAACAGCCTGTCACTGAAAAACAAGTGGACTACATCATCCGAAATATCTTCAAGATGGAGCCCGTCACCCGCAACGAAGAAGCACCTGCGGTTCAGAAAAATGCTGGCTGA